GTGACCGATTTTACGCGGTCGAATGCTGATGCGTGCTCCTTCCAGGTCCGTTCCCAACTGGCTTCTCCATCGGCTTCATCCTCGGACATCGTAGTCGAATATACCACCCCTAACGTAATAATTTCATTCCTACGCAAATTATTTCGTTTTGAAGCCGAGAACCCGGGCAATAGAGTTTTGCGTGACATCGGAGCCTGAACTGGTTTGCAGCCGTCGGACCAGACTATGTCGAACGGAGAAGAGGAACCCACAGCGTGTGAAGTCAGCTATCCCGAAATGCGCACGAGAGAGATTCCAGTAACAGACCGCCGAATGTGAGTCCGAAAACTGAAATCGACCAGGTTCCTTCCCAAACCCGAGACAATCCCGAGACAAAGCAATTTAACTCGGGTGAATCCCATCCGACGGTCTCTCTTCTTTATCCCGCTACACCCGCTGCTATTGAACACAATGGCACAACCAGAAACCGCGACCGAAACAGCACAGAACGGAGCAAACGACGCAGCGAGTCAGGGACCGCCTGCCGGCCTCCCGGAAGGGGTTCCTGATTTCGTCAGTGATGTACTTGGTGAAATCAGTGCAGGCGCGACGGGCCTGGGAGAAGCAATCAGCGAAATCGCATCGAGCGCCAACTCCGCCGAGGTCGCCGCCGTCGCCGCTGATGTCGCCGCGGCCATCCCGCTGTAATACGGTGAATAACTGACACCCACAATGTGCCCTGCTACCGACAGCACTCACGGTGGGTGACTGTTGTAAACCATGGTGTATACTGCAACGAACTAACCCGAATTCAAAACATAATCAATAACGCAAATCATGACGAAAAACAACATCTCAACCGAAAGACGAACGTATCTGATCGCGGCCGGTGCCGTCACCGCCGGAATGGTCCCACTGTCGGGCTGTCTCGGCGATGACCCCACCGGGACGCTCGCAACACAGGTCACCGACCAGCCTGGCGACATCGCCGACTTCGAGTCGTGTATCGTCACGATCGTCGGCATGTGGCTCGGCCCGGAGGACGCCGAAGCCGGCGACGACGAGGACGCCGAACCGGCGGGGCGAGAGTACCACGAATACGACGAACCACAAGAAGCCGATCTCGTCGAACTGCAAGACGATGCCACGCAACTTATCGATGAGCGCGAACTCGGGGTGGCCGAGTACGAATTCCTCCAGCTGGAGATCGACGAAATCGACGCCACGCTCACCGATGGTGAATCCGCTGTCGTCGAGGTGCCGGGCGAGGCCCCGCTGACCTTCAACGAGCCCTTCGAAGTCCGGGAAGATACCCGAACCACCTTCGTCGCTGACTTCACCCCCGTCCGTCGCGGCGAAACTGACGAGTATCTACTCCAGCCCGTCGCCGAGGGGATCACCGTAAGCTACGAAGACGAATAACACAGGTCTGTGAATCGCACGTATCTTATCGGCGGCGCCCTCGTCGTCCTCGTTGTCGCTGTAGCGATTGGTGCAGCTCTCTACACCGGTGTGGGCCCGGCTCCGGGAGGGAATTCGGGGGACGAGATCGAGGACTTCCCCACCGAAGAAGATATGGACGACGGTGAAACGGAGACGACGCTAGACGACGACGCGGAGCCGTTCTCGTTTGTGATCGACGATATCGAGGAGTGTGGGGCGACCTGCCGGGACGTCACCTCGACGCTCACGAATACCCAAAACGAAACCGCGACAGACGTCACCGTCTACATCCGTATCTTCGCCGGCGAGGACAATACCGCTACGGACGACATCGTCTGGGAAGGAACTGAAGAAGCTGGCACCTTGGCGCCTGCGGAGGAGCATACGACGACCGAGCGTGTCGAACTGTCGCTGCAAGACGCTCGAAAGATCGATCGTGAAGACGGATGGATCACCATCCAGACGACCGTCGAATCGGATGAGACGACCGTCACCTACCAGGACAGCGAACAGGTGGCCTAATCCCGATGACTGTGCTCACTCACATCCCGCTGCCCTTTGAGCAATCCCCTATCACCGGGACAATAATGGTACTATCATGACCACTGACGCCCCCACCGCCATCGATCGTCGAACGTATCTCGCGTCCCTTGCCGGGATCGGAACTGCGGCGCTTGCAGGATGCACGTTTCTCGAATCCGGCCAGGACGGCTCGACGACGAGGCTTGAGGATGCGGAGGCGCGGGCCCTTGCAGAGCGGTTCGCACCGTCGTTTTACTTCGATACATACGAAAAGTGGTTTCCGACCGATCCACGTCACTACGAGATCGAAGCCGACGGCGAATCTGTCGTGGGCGGGTTCGAGGCGTTCAACGGCTATCAC
The Halalkaliarchaeum desulfuricum DNA segment above includes these coding regions:
- a CDS encoding DUF4382 domain-containing protein, whose amino-acid sequence is MTKNNISTERRTYLIAAGAVTAGMVPLSGCLGDDPTGTLATQVTDQPGDIADFESCIVTIVGMWLGPEDAEAGDDEDAEPAGREYHEYDEPQEADLVELQDDATQLIDERELGVAEYEFLQLEIDEIDATLTDGESAVVEVPGEAPLTFNEPFEVREDTRTTFVADFTPVRRGETDEYLLQPVAEGITVSYEDE